From Gloeocapsa sp. PCC 73106, the proteins below share one genomic window:
- a CDS encoding DUF3368 domain-containing protein, translating into MLVVSNTSPILNLAIVDQLSLLRQQFGRIQIPSAVLDELKMDEERPGSQRIRIAITQGWIQVQSVSDVSLIRLLRQTLDKGESEAIALALEIQAQWTILDEHDGRKIAKSLGLQVTGILGILIRAKQTGELSSLETIMDQLIKEAGFRIASDLLAKVLTV; encoded by the coding sequence ATGCTAGTCGTCAGTAATACTTCCCCAATTCTTAATCTAGCAATTGTTGATCAACTCTCTCTGTTGCGTCAACAATTTGGTCGAATCCAGATACCTTCTGCCGTCTTAGATGAACTTAAGATGGACGAAGAAAGACCGGGTTCTCAGAGAATTAGAATTGCAATCACCCAGGGCTGGATTCAAGTTCAATCAGTAAGTGACGTCTCTTTAATTCGTCTGTTGAGGCAAACTTTAGATAAAGGGGAATCTGAAGCAATTGCTCTGGCGCTGGAAATACAAGCCCAATGGACAATATTGGATGAGCATGATGGTCGAAAGATCGCTAAGTCTTTAGGACTCCAAGTAACAGGAATCTTAGGTATTTTGATTCGTGCTAAACAAACTGGTGAGCTTTCGTCTTTAGAAACCATTATGGATCAGTTGATTAAAGAAGCAGGCTTTCGGATCGCATCAGACTTGTTGGCAAAAGTTTTAACAGTATAA